In the genome of Populus trichocarpa isolate Nisqually-1 chromosome 6, P.trichocarpa_v4.1, whole genome shotgun sequence, one region contains:
- the LOC7466021 gene encoding WD repeat-containing protein LWD1, translating to MQSSSEKRPGIYTYIAQWPIYSLAWSVRQDKKSRLAIGSFLEDYSNKVEIVQFNRDTSDFTTDSRLIFDHPYSPTNLMFFPSEDAANPDIIATSGDYLRIWQIHDDRIELKSLLNGNKSSEFSSAITSFDWADFDVHRVATSSVDTTCVIWDIEKEVIDAQLVAHDKEVFDISWGSFNIFASVSGDGSVRVFDLRNKDRSTIIYENTMQDCPLLRLEWNKRDPRFIATVGMDSNKVVILDIRFPTTPLMELCKHKASVNAISWSPCTGRQICSVGDDSRALLWEVVSKAGVRPEYSGAGANSQVEPEMWYGSMAAINNVRWSPVELDWIAIAFFSKLQLLKV from the coding sequence ATGCAAAGCTCTTCAGAGAAAAGACCAGGCATCTACACTTACATAGCTCAGTGGCCTATATATTCACTAGCCTGGTCGGTTCGACAGGACAAAAAATCACGTCTTGCCATAGGAAGTTTCCTTGAAGACTATAGCAACAAGGTGGAAATTGTTCAATTCAACCGCGACACTTCTGATTTCACCACTGATAGCCGCCTAATCTTCGACCACCCTTATTCACCTACAAACCTCATGTTCTTCCCCTCCGAGGATGCTGCAAATCCTGATATCATCGCTACCTCCGGAGACTACTTGCGCATATGGCAAATTCATGATGACCGAATCGAGTTGAAGTCTCTCCTTAATGGCAATAAGAGTAGTGAATTCAGTTCTGCCATAACTTCATTTGACTGGGCTGATTTCGATGTTCATCGTGTGGCCACTTCTAGTGTCGATACCACTTGTGTGATTTGGGACATAGAGAAGGAAGTTATAGACGCTCAATTAGTTGCACATGATAAAGAAGTGTTTGATATTTCATGGGGTTCATTCAATATTTTCGCATCAGTGTCGGGTGATGGCTCGGTTAGAGTTTTCGATCTAAGGAACAAAGACAGATCaacaataatttatgaaaatacaatGCAAGACTGTCCTTTGCTAAGGCTAGAGTGGAACAAAAGAGACCCGAGATTTATAGCCACAGTTGGCATGGACAGTAATAAGGTTGTTATTCTGGACATTCGCTTTCCTACAACTCCTTTAATGGAGCTATGTAAGCATAAGGCAAGTGTGAATGCTATATCTTGGTCTCCATGCACCGGAAGGCAGATATGCTCGGTAGGTGATGATTCAAGGGCTTTGTTATGGGAAGTGGTTAGCAAGGCCGGAGTGCGACCAGAATACAGCGGTGCTGGCGCTAATAGCCAAGTGGAACCTGAAATGTGGTATGGATCAATGGCGGCGATCAATAATGTGAGGTGGTCACCTGTGGAGTTGGATTGGATTGCTATTGCTTTTTTTAGCAAGTTACAACTCCTGAAGGTCTAA